The following coding sequences lie in one Streptococcus suis genomic window:
- a CDS encoding PTS lactose transporter subunit IIB has protein sequence MIGVKITKKTIEKTIANAVPILGGLISGGLTYFTFQPMGGMLADTFVKKINGDFDGELELTEAFKASLEEEKELGIIEAEFTEASES, from the coding sequence GTGATTGGTGTGAAAATTACCAAAAAGACTATTGAAAAGACCATTGCCAATGCAGTTCCTATTTTGGGTGGTCTGATTTCAGGAGGTTTGACCTATTTTACCTTCCAGCCCATGGGAGGGATGTTGGCAGACACATTTGTGAAAAAAATAAATGGTGATTTTGATGGAGAATTAGAACTCACTGAGGCCTTTAAAGCAAGTTTGGAAGAAGAGAAGGAACTTGGAATTATTGAGGCAGAATTTACTGAAGCAAGCGAGAGTTGA
- a CDS encoding phospho-N-acetylmuramoyl-pentapeptide-transferase, with product MQFALMSGLVAFLATVLLIPRFITFYQAKRIEGQQMHEDVKQHQFKAGTPTMGGTVFLVVAILVSLLFATAFQLLTGGVLAILFILALYGVVGFLDDFLKIFRKINEGLNPKQKLALQILGGIVFYFVHVRGAGSGELNVFGHMVHLGVLYFPFVLFWLVGFSNAVNLTDGIDGLASISVVISLLAYSVIAFNEQKFDILLVCVTMIGGLLGFFVYNRKPAKIFMGDVGSLALGGMLATISIALRQEWTLLLIGLVYVIETSSVMLQVSYFKYTKKRFGEGRRIFRMTPFHHHLELGGLTGKAEKWSEWKVDFFLWSVGLIMSLITLAILYL from the coding sequence ATGCAATTCGCACTTATGTCGGGATTGGTAGCTTTTCTAGCAACCGTTCTTTTAATCCCACGATTTATTACATTTTATCAAGCCAAACGCATCGAGGGGCAACAGATGCACGAAGATGTGAAACAACATCAGTTTAAGGCAGGTACACCAACAATGGGGGGAACCGTTTTTCTCGTTGTTGCGATACTTGTCAGCTTGTTGTTTGCAACGGCCTTTCAACTGTTGACGGGTGGTGTCCTTGCCATCCTCTTCATCCTTGCCCTTTATGGTGTAGTAGGATTTTTGGATGACTTTTTAAAAATTTTCCGTAAAATAAATGAAGGTCTTAATCCTAAACAAAAGCTTGCTCTACAAATTTTAGGAGGTATTGTCTTCTACTTTGTACACGTAAGAGGAGCAGGTAGCGGAGAATTGAATGTATTTGGTCACATGGTACATCTGGGAGTTCTTTATTTCCCATTTGTTCTGTTCTGGCTGGTCGGTTTTTCAAATGCAGTTAATTTGACAGATGGTATTGATGGATTGGCTTCTATCTCAGTTGTTATCAGTCTTCTAGCTTACTCTGTCATCGCCTTCAATGAGCAAAAATTTGATATTCTTCTAGTTTGTGTGACCATGATTGGAGGCTTGCTCGGTTTCTTTGTTTATAACCGTAAACCAGCGAAGATTTTCATGGGGGATGTGGGAAGTTTGGCTCTCGGTGGTATGTTGGCAACTATTTCAATTGCTCTCCGTCAGGAATGGACCCTCCTCCTTATCGGCCTGGTTTATGTCATTGAAACGTCCTCTGTTATGTTGCAAGTTTCATATTTTAAATACACCAAAAAACGCTTTGGAGAAGGTCGTCGTATCTTCCGTATGACTCCTTTTCATCACCATTTGGAGCTTGGAGGTTTGACCGGAAAAGCTGAAAAATGGAGCGAGTGGAAAGTTGATTTTTTCCTCTGGTCAGTCGGTCTCATCATGAGCTTGATTACCCTAGCTATTCTTTATCTATAA
- a CDS encoding penicillin-binding protein, with protein MPRRNNKLLRYVLKKRYVPSKNRRRVGQHLLLLTVFVFFIFLINFAYIIGTDSRSGVSLSERAAAVHQQEVTIQAKRGTIYDRTGVPIAEDSTTYTIYAIIDKEYVSEFQEVLYVESSQFQKVADIFNKYLGMETDYVNKQLNQPDLKQVYFGTLGKNISYSTMSSIQEEMKAAGIKGIAFNASPGRMYPNGNFASIFVGLANLIENKDGSHSLQGMSGMEYYLNDILAGQDGKVIYEKDSQGRILPGTESVEQETVNGQDVYTTISADLQRSLETNMNTFFDTAKGKYANATLISAKTGEILATTQRPSYDSDTKEGLGEEGMIERSLLYQEAFEPGSTMKVLTLAAAIDNGTFNPNAYYTNSEYTIADAKINDWTVNDGKEAVTLNFAQGFSLSSNVGMTLLQQEMGDEKWLNYLARFRYGYPTRFGMGDEAPGMVPEDNIVSIAMSTFGQGISANQAQMLRSFTAIANNGIMLEPKFISALYDPNTDTARVSSKEEVGNPVSEKAADDTLGYMINVGTDPVFGTLYSHDLQGPAIQVEGYDIAMKSGSAEIASEDGQGYIKGAYTNSVVAMIPAEDPEFIMYVTIRQPEVLNVLSWRDIVSPTLKEAMLLKDNLNLDSPAPALTRVANETEYQLPDLIGKAPGESAEELRRQLVQPAILGNGAEIKKVSVEKGSNVIANQQVLLLTNKFEEMPDLYAITKENMDIFAEWTGIEVTYKGTGSKVVDQSVEVGTALNKTEKITITLGD; from the coding sequence ATGCCCAGAAGAAATAATAAACTCTTGCGGTATGTCTTGAAAAAACGATATGTTCCGTCAAAAAATCGTCGGAGAGTAGGTCAGCATTTACTTCTCTTGACGGTTTTCGTCTTTTTTATCTTTTTAATCAATTTTGCTTACATTATTGGAACGGATAGTCGTTCAGGTGTGTCTTTGTCAGAGCGAGCTGCTGCAGTACATCAGCAAGAAGTTACCATTCAGGCAAAACGCGGAACAATCTATGATCGCACTGGCGTACCAATCGCAGAAGATTCAACCACCTACACTATTTATGCGATTATTGATAAGGAATACGTGTCTGAATTTCAGGAAGTACTATATGTTGAATCGTCTCAGTTTCAAAAGGTTGCCGATATTTTTAATAAGTACCTTGGGATGGAGACGGATTATGTTAACAAGCAATTAAATCAGCCTGATTTAAAACAGGTCTATTTTGGTACGCTTGGTAAAAATATTTCCTATAGTACAATGTCGTCAATTCAAGAAGAGATGAAAGCAGCTGGTATTAAAGGGATTGCCTTTAATGCCAGTCCTGGAAGAATGTATCCTAATGGAAATTTTGCCTCAATTTTTGTTGGCTTGGCTAACTTAATTGAAAATAAGGATGGTAGTCATAGTCTTCAAGGTATGAGTGGGATGGAATATTATTTGAATGACATCCTTGCAGGTCAAGATGGTAAGGTTATCTATGAAAAAGATAGTCAAGGTAGGATACTGCCTGGTACGGAATCTGTCGAACAAGAAACGGTTAATGGCCAAGATGTATATACAACAATTTCGGCAGATTTACAACGTTCCTTAGAAACCAATATGAATACATTCTTTGATACGGCAAAAGGTAAATATGCAAATGCAACTCTTATTTCTGCCAAAACAGGAGAAATTTTAGCGACTACACAACGTCCCAGCTATGATTCGGATACCAAGGAAGGACTTGGTGAGGAAGGGATGATAGAGCGCTCATTGCTCTATCAAGAGGCATTTGAACCTGGTTCTACCATGAAGGTGTTAACTTTAGCTGCAGCGATTGATAATGGGACCTTTAATCCAAATGCCTATTACACAAACTCTGAGTATACGATTGCTGATGCAAAAATTAACGACTGGACTGTGAACGACGGAAAAGAGGCTGTTACGTTAAATTTTGCTCAGGGTTTTTCACTCTCAAGTAACGTTGGAATGACGTTGTTGCAACAAGAAATGGGGGATGAAAAGTGGTTAAACTACCTTGCTAGATTTCGCTATGGTTACCCAACACGATTTGGTATGGGGGACGAGGCACCAGGAATGGTACCAGAGGATAACATTGTTTCTATCGCCATGTCAACGTTTGGTCAGGGGATTTCTGCAAACCAAGCACAGATGCTTCGTAGTTTTACCGCCATTGCGAACAATGGTATTATGCTAGAGCCTAAATTCATCTCAGCTCTTTATGATCCTAATACAGATACAGCTAGAGTTTCTTCGAAAGAAGAAGTCGGGAACCCTGTTTCGGAAAAAGCGGCGGACGATACTCTCGGCTATATGATCAATGTCGGAACAGACCCTGTGTTCGGAACACTCTACTCTCATGATTTGCAGGGTCCAGCTATTCAGGTGGAAGGCTATGATATTGCCATGAAATCAGGATCAGCCGAAATTGCCAGCGAAGATGGTCAAGGGTACATTAAAGGTGCCTACACCAACTCTGTAGTAGCCATGATCCCTGCTGAGGACCCTGAATTTATCATGTATGTGACCATTCGCCAACCGGAAGTATTAAATGTCCTGTCTTGGCGTGACATTGTCAGTCCCACATTGAAAGAAGCGATGCTGTTGAAAGACAATTTGAATCTGGATTCACCTGCGCCAGCATTGACCCGGGTTGCTAATGAGACAGAGTATCAATTGCCAGACCTCATTGGTAAGGCACCAGGCGAGTCAGCTGAGGAACTTCGCCGTCAATTAGTTCAACCAGCTATCCTTGGAAACGGTGCTGAAATTAAAAAAGTTTCAGTCGAAAAAGGAAGTAACGTAATCGCCAACCAACAGGTTCTACTCTTGACAAATAAATTCGAAGAAATGCCAGACCTGTACGCAATCACCAAAGAGAATATGGATATATTTGCTGAATGGACTGGTATTGAAGTGACCTATAAAGGAACGGGTTCAAAAGTAGTCGACCAAAGTGTAGAGGTTGGTACCGCTTTGAATAAAACCGAGAAAATAACAATAACCTTAGGAGACTAA
- the ftsL gene encoding cell division protein FtsL: MLQEKRREATMRVIGDKIRTFTRVEKAFYSSIVLSGLALAIGIIFMQTRLLQLQSGMAKVNQDISQKQIEINDAKQAVNELTRSARLMEIAEKAGLTFNNDNIGVAE, translated from the coding sequence ATGTTGCAAGAAAAACGTAGAGAAGCCACTATGCGGGTTATCGGTGATAAAATTAGAACCTTCACACGTGTAGAAAAAGCCTTCTATTCAAGCATCGTATTATCTGGATTAGCCCTTGCGATAGGAATTATCTTTATGCAAACGCGGCTTTTGCAACTTCAATCTGGCATGGCCAAAGTCAATCAAGATATTAGTCAAAAACAGATTGAAATTAACGATGCAAAGCAAGCTGTCAATGAATTGACACGTTCAGCTCGCTTGATGGAAATTGCTGAAAAAGCTGGATTAACTTTTAATAATGACAATATTGGAGTAGCCGAATAA
- a CDS encoding 16S rRNA (cytosine(1402)-N(4))-methyltransferase RsmH (catalyzes the methylation of the N4 position of C1402 on the 16S rRNA), translating to MSKEFNHTTVLLHETVDMLGIKPNGIYVDATLGGAGHSEYLLSQLTDGGHLYAFDQDQTAIDHAQIRLADYIEKGQVTFIKDNFRNLKTRLAELGVTEIDGICYDLGVSSPQLDERERGFSYKQDAPLDMRMNRDGQLTAYDVVNNYDYHDLVRIFFKYGEDKFSKQIARKIEQARAVKPIETTTELAELIKSAKPAKELKKKGHPAKQIFQAIRIEVNDELGAADESIQQAIDLLALDGRISVITFHSLEDRLTKQLFKEASTIDVPKGLPFIPDDLKAPLELVNRKPILPSQEELEDNNRAHSAKLRVAKKVHK from the coding sequence ATGAGCAAGGAATTTAATCACACAACTGTTCTCTTGCATGAGACAGTCGATATGTTAGGCATCAAACCAAATGGAATTTATGTAGATGCAACGCTGGGGGGAGCAGGGCATAGTGAGTATCTGCTCAGTCAGTTGACGGATGGTGGGCATCTTTATGCCTTTGACCAGGATCAGACGGCCATTGACCATGCCCAAATCCGCTTGGCAGACTACATTGAAAAAGGACAAGTGACCTTTATCAAGGACAATTTTCGCAATCTCAAGACTCGCTTGGCGGAGCTAGGTGTAACAGAGATTGATGGGATTTGTTATGATTTAGGAGTATCTAGTCCACAGTTAGACGAACGAGAGCGAGGTTTTTCCTATAAGCAGGACGCACCATTGGACATGCGGATGAATCGAGATGGTCAGTTGACGGCATATGATGTGGTCAATAACTATGACTATCACGACTTGGTACGGATTTTCTTTAAATACGGTGAGGATAAATTTTCCAAGCAGATTGCTCGTAAGATTGAACAGGCGCGTGCGGTCAAGCCGATTGAAACAACGACTGAGTTGGCAGAGCTGATCAAATCTGCCAAGCCAGCCAAGGAACTTAAGAAGAAGGGGCATCCTGCTAAGCAGATTTTCCAAGCGATTCGGATTGAGGTCAACGATGAGTTGGGAGCAGCAGACGAATCTATCCAGCAGGCCATTGACTTATTGGCTTTGGATGGACGAATTTCTGTTATTACTTTCCATTCCTTAGAAGATCGTCTGACCAAACAACTCTTTAAGGAAGCAAGTACGATTGATGTTCCAAAAGGTTTGCCATTTATTCCAGACGACTTGAAGGCGCCACTTGAATTGGTCAATCGTAAGCCGATTTTGCCAAGTCAAGAGGAGCTAGAAGATAATAATCGTGCGCATTCAGCCAAACTGCGTGTAGCTAAGAAAGTACATAAATAG